CTATACCGTTGATCGTTTTTGTTTTATGGTCCATTTGATAGGTCTGCCCAGGTTGTACAACTAATTCTAAACTGTTGGATAAGAGTTGATTTACTGCTGGAATCATAGGATCACCTTATCCCATACAATGTATTTCTGGCCGCCTTGCTGCCTAAGTAAAACGACACAATCGCCTGTAGCTAAGTTTTTTAGATGATCCGTTACAATTAACTGTTCCTGGTCCAAATTTAATTTCTGCTCCACCAAAATTTTCAATGGAGAACTGGAAACCACTTTTCCAAACGCAACCACAACAGGTTTTGTGTTCTCGACCGCTTCATTGGCGGCTTTTTTGATGAGTTCCAATAGATTTATCATATCAAGCAACAAATTCGCCCCCTCTCAAAGTTAAATCCATGTAATGTTCATTGTCATTGAACGTGTGTTTGCATTTTTCTACCAGCATCATGTTCTTTACTTGTACATCCCCTAAATCCAGGATTACGGGCAACATACAACCAGCCCTAACCTTATTGTCTCCTAACGCATTGGAAATAGAAAGATTTCGAGTTTTAGAATTATATAGGGAAAGTAGCGCATCCGCTTTGGCTGCGCCGTTTTCCCCTTCTTGTAAGGTTTCAAAGTATTGCAGTACCCCCCAAGCGTTCATATGATTGCTGTCTTGGGCAATGTATACATCCCGCTTTCCTGTTTTTTCATTGT
This is a stretch of genomic DNA from Clostridium facile. It encodes these proteins:
- a CDS encoding DUF2577 domain-containing protein; this translates as MINLLELIKKAANEAVENTKPVVVAFGKVVSSSPLKILVEQKLNLDQEQLIVTDHLKNLATGDCVVLLRQQGGQKYIVWDKVIL